A single window of Streptomyces aquilus DNA harbors:
- a CDS encoding glycoside hydrolase family 32 protein, translated as MRLSSLSRRALFAGSAAGAAGALLPAAPAAAKPKAAGTCASYRAAYHFTVPDQWKNDPQRPVWINGEYHYYYLYNPDYLTAGTEAGTAWRLATSRDLVSFTDRGIAVPKDTTVNGDVWSGSAVVDTDNTAGFGAGAVVVLVTMSPGGGTDHQEQFLYYSTDGGRTFRDHGTAPVLPNPGVRDFRDPKVIRDEERGRWVMALAENTKVGFYHSADLKSWTYAGGFVKDGIGVLECPDLFRITASDGTVKWVLGVSANGKGAGLPNTYAYWTGSFDGTTFTPDANDPQWLDHGWDWYGAVTFEKRGANGTLDARARYAIGWLNNWDYANTTPTIDCDGFNGTDSIVREITLKRAASGTYHLASRPIAALDDHVSRTIDLGDLPVSGTRLLDYRGISYEVTTEVTWESLTGAGLQLRRSADGGRHIDAGVYGDYAFLNRRNTVNPDTSGRWQESHSPFDRSARTVKLRILVDRTSVEMFVDDGRYVHSSEAFPYLVDTGLALFTIDGTAVFRNTVIREFTV; from the coding sequence ATGAGACTTTCCAGCCTTTCCAGAAGAGCGCTCTTCGCGGGATCGGCGGCCGGCGCGGCCGGTGCGCTGCTGCCGGCGGCACCGGCCGCGGCGAAGCCCAAGGCGGCCGGGACCTGCGCCAGTTATCGCGCCGCCTACCACTTCACGGTCCCCGACCAGTGGAAGAACGACCCCCAGCGGCCGGTGTGGATCAACGGCGAGTACCACTACTACTACCTCTACAACCCGGACTACCTCACCGCCGGCACCGAGGCGGGCACCGCCTGGCGGCTGGCCACCAGCAGGGACCTGGTCTCCTTCACCGACCGGGGGATCGCCGTCCCGAAGGACACCACCGTCAACGGTGACGTCTGGTCCGGCTCGGCGGTCGTCGACACCGACAACACCGCGGGCTTCGGCGCCGGCGCGGTGGTCGTCCTGGTCACGATGTCGCCCGGCGGCGGCACCGACCACCAGGAGCAGTTCCTGTACTACTCCACCGACGGCGGCCGCACCTTCCGCGACCACGGCACCGCCCCGGTGCTCCCCAACCCCGGGGTACGCGACTTCCGCGACCCCAAGGTGATCCGCGACGAGGAACGCGGCCGCTGGGTGATGGCCCTCGCCGAGAACACCAAGGTCGGCTTCTACCACTCGGCGGACCTCAAGTCCTGGACGTACGCGGGCGGGTTCGTCAAGGACGGCATCGGCGTCCTGGAGTGCCCCGACCTGTTCCGCATCACGGCCTCGGACGGCACCGTGAAGTGGGTGCTGGGCGTCAGCGCCAACGGCAAGGGGGCCGGGCTGCCCAACACCTACGCCTACTGGACCGGGTCCTTCGACGGCACGACCTTCACCCCCGACGCGAACGACCCGCAGTGGCTCGACCACGGCTGGGACTGGTACGGGGCCGTCACCTTCGAGAAGCGGGGCGCGAACGGCACCCTCGACGCACGCGCCCGCTACGCGATCGGCTGGCTCAACAACTGGGACTACGCCAACACGACCCCCACCATCGACTGCGACGGCTTCAACGGAACGGACTCGATCGTCCGCGAGATCACCCTGAAGCGCGCCGCCTCCGGCACCTACCACCTGGCCTCGCGCCCGATCGCCGCCCTGGACGACCACGTCTCGCGCACGATCGACCTCGGCGACCTCCCGGTGTCCGGCACCCGCCTCCTCGACTACCGGGGCATCTCCTACGAGGTGACCACCGAGGTGACCTGGGAGTCGCTGACCGGCGCGGGCCTCCAGCTGCGCCGCTCCGCCGACGGGGGCCGGCACATCGACGCCGGTGTCTACGGTGACTACGCGTTCCTCAACCGCCGCAACACCGTCAACCCCGACACCTCCGGCAGGTGGCAGGAGAGCCACAGCCCCTTCGACCGCTCCGCCCGCACGGTCAAGCTGCGCATCCTGGTCGACCGGACGTCCGTCGAGATGTTCGTGGACGACGGGCGGTACGTGCACTCGTCGGAGGCCTTCCCGTATCTGGTCGACACCGGGCTCGCGCTGTTCACGATCGACGGGACGGCGGTGTTCCGGAACACGGTGATACGGGAGTTCACCGTGTGA
- a CDS encoding AAA family ATPase, protein MRVLLIGGTSHTGKSTVARAAAERLGFTYRPTDLLARHPGRPWRTPDREVPPHVAEHYGTLGVDELIDSVLDHYARLWPRIEEIVTEHAEGEGPGLVLEGSALWPSRVAALGAPHTEAVWLTADEEALAERMHASARYAEATEEERRLVDRFLARARRFQELVRESVDAAGLCRLDTTGRSVTDLVEEILGRRCRQGR, encoded by the coding sequence ATGCGCGTACTGCTCATCGGAGGGACCTCCCACACCGGCAAGTCGACCGTGGCCCGGGCCGCCGCCGAGCGGCTCGGCTTCACGTACCGCCCGACGGATCTGCTGGCCCGCCATCCCGGCCGGCCCTGGCGGACACCGGACCGGGAGGTGCCGCCGCACGTCGCCGAGCACTACGGCACCCTCGGCGTCGACGAGCTGATCGACTCGGTGCTCGACCACTACGCCCGGCTGTGGCCGCGCATCGAGGAGATCGTCACCGAGCATGCCGAGGGTGAGGGACCGGGCCTGGTGCTCGAAGGCTCCGCGCTGTGGCCCAGCCGGGTCGCCGCGCTCGGCGCCCCGCACACCGAGGCCGTCTGGCTCACCGCGGACGAGGAGGCGCTGGCCGAGCGGATGCACGCGTCGGCGCGGTACGCGGAGGCGACGGAGGAGGAGCGCCGGCTCGTGGACCGGTTCCTCGCGCGTGCGAGGCGCTTCCAGGAGCTGGTGCGGGAGTCCGTCGACGCGGCCGGGCTGTGCCGGCTCGACACGACCGGGCGGTCCGTGACCGACCTGGTCGAGGAGATCCTCGGCAGGCGCTGTCGCCAGGGCCGGTGA
- a CDS encoding carbohydrate ABC transporter permease has product MTNTQIPAVRPQQQVPEAAPATRPSARERGTRLLAALFLAPTIVGIVIFTVVPIVGSVVLSLFHWNVIDSPTFAGAANYREMVNDSTVLVSFRNTLVFMVLAVALQLLIALTLALAVNGRMPVWLRSVFRSAFFFPLILSAASISVVMKYLFNQDFGVVNWGLGLLGIAPVPWLTSENSAMAAVILVYVWQQFGFSFLLFVGGLNNIPKEIHEAASLDGATGLRKHLSVTLPLLSPTLLVASVVGIINALQVFEQPYVLTNGGPGDSTRTVVMVIYETAFEQLRFGEASAVGVLLFVLVMAVTALQFRLSRRFVHYQ; this is encoded by the coding sequence ATGACGAACACCCAGATACCCGCCGTACGGCCGCAGCAGCAGGTGCCCGAGGCCGCCCCCGCGACCCGGCCGTCCGCCCGCGAGCGCGGGACCCGGCTGCTGGCCGCGCTGTTCCTGGCGCCGACCATCGTCGGGATCGTGATCTTCACGGTCGTCCCGATCGTCGGATCGGTCGTGCTGAGCCTCTTCCACTGGAACGTGATCGACTCGCCCACGTTCGCCGGAGCGGCCAACTACCGCGAGATGGTGAACGATTCGACCGTTCTGGTCTCCTTCCGCAACACGCTCGTGTTCATGGTGCTCGCGGTGGCGCTCCAGCTGCTCATCGCGCTCACCCTCGCCCTGGCGGTCAACGGACGCATGCCGGTGTGGCTGCGGTCGGTGTTCCGCTCGGCGTTCTTCTTCCCGCTCATCCTCTCCGCCGCGTCGATCTCGGTGGTGATGAAGTACCTGTTCAACCAGGACTTCGGCGTCGTGAACTGGGGCCTCGGCCTCCTCGGAATCGCTCCCGTGCCCTGGCTGACCTCGGAGAACTCCGCGATGGCCGCGGTCATCCTGGTCTACGTCTGGCAGCAGTTCGGCTTCTCGTTCCTGCTGTTCGTCGGCGGTCTGAACAACATCCCCAAGGAGATCCACGAGGCCGCCTCCCTCGACGGCGCGACCGGACTGCGCAAGCACCTCAGCGTCACGCTGCCGCTGCTGTCCCCGACCCTGCTGGTCGCCTCGGTGGTCGGCATCATCAACGCCCTCCAGGTCTTCGAGCAGCCGTACGTCCTGACCAACGGCGGGCCCGGCGACTCCACGCGCACCGTCGTGATGGTCATCTACGAGACCGCGTTCGAGCAGTTGCGCTTCGGTGAGGCGTCCGCGGTGGGCGTGCTGCTGTTCGTGCTCGTCATGGCGGTCACCGCCCTCCAGTTCCGGCTCAGCCGGCGTTTCGTCCACTACCAGTGA
- a CDS encoding extracellular solute-binding protein has translation MTDSHFSRRSLLRYGAYGAGAAALAGTAASWDRLTGADIPGRDDGSLVVATLGPAYGPAAIRTLTEGFKKVHPDIKLRINAVQATDWSDFFAKILTQIAAGTAPDLVYVATEGVQLFAQRLGVALDKWVKRDADELREYFADVHPSLVESMMYEGSLYQLPVEFNAADIYLNHQVLKRAGASFPAADWTRDDFTTLLRDMKKSSGSQFTPYFWTNRLWGGVVPWLFANGTNLLSESKAPGGSWLWDSFYPAADRQGRGGGYRWTTPQATHERVEEAYDYLASLIQEDLCTRPEGGNGQNLIGVFSTGRVGVTPAGGFWAGGLNLAGMKNGSFDVQYFPRWRTQRMQFGAAGYALLRTSKLQDEAWEFIKFASRRDTLMRLFETNQTTPARRSMLTADRYREMGPSHWQVFYDTLDKFPDTGPIPAPPQVAEVEQVLLKHTGTALASRRSVAPALRRMQSDLEKAMERDV, from the coding sequence ATGACCGACTCGCACTTCTCTCGCCGCTCGCTGTTGCGGTACGGCGCCTACGGCGCGGGTGCCGCCGCGCTGGCCGGCACCGCCGCGAGCTGGGACCGGCTCACCGGAGCCGACATACCCGGCCGCGACGACGGTTCCCTAGTCGTCGCCACCCTCGGCCCGGCCTACGGCCCGGCGGCCATCCGCACGCTCACCGAGGGTTTCAAGAAGGTCCACCCCGACATCAAGCTGCGGATCAACGCGGTGCAGGCCACCGACTGGTCCGACTTCTTCGCCAAGATCCTCACCCAGATCGCGGCGGGCACCGCCCCCGACCTCGTGTACGTCGCCACCGAGGGCGTCCAGCTGTTCGCCCAGCGCCTCGGCGTCGCCCTCGACAAGTGGGTGAAGCGCGACGCCGACGAGCTGCGCGAGTACTTCGCCGACGTCCACCCCTCGCTGGTCGAGTCGATGATGTACGAGGGCAGCCTCTACCAGCTCCCCGTCGAGTTCAACGCGGCCGACATCTACCTCAACCACCAGGTCCTGAAGCGGGCGGGCGCGTCCTTCCCGGCGGCCGACTGGACCCGTGACGACTTCACCACGCTGCTGCGGGACATGAAGAAGTCCAGCGGTTCGCAGTTCACGCCGTACTTCTGGACCAACCGGCTGTGGGGCGGGGTCGTGCCGTGGCTGTTCGCCAACGGCACCAACCTGCTGAGCGAGTCCAAGGCGCCCGGCGGCTCCTGGCTGTGGGACTCCTTCTACCCGGCCGCCGACCGGCAGGGCCGCGGCGGCGGTTACCGGTGGACGACCCCGCAGGCCACCCACGAACGCGTCGAGGAGGCGTACGACTATCTGGCCTCCCTCATCCAGGAGGACCTGTGCACCCGCCCCGAGGGCGGCAACGGCCAGAACCTCATCGGCGTGTTCTCCACCGGCCGGGTCGGCGTGACCCCGGCCGGCGGCTTCTGGGCGGGCGGCCTGAACCTGGCGGGCATGAAGAACGGCAGCTTCGACGTGCAGTACTTCCCGCGCTGGCGCACCCAGCGCATGCAGTTCGGCGCCGCCGGCTACGCCCTGCTGCGCACCTCGAAACTCCAGGACGAGGCCTGGGAGTTCATCAAGTTCGCATCCCGCAGGGACACCCTGATGCGGCTCTTCGAGACCAACCAGACCACCCCGGCCCGCCGCTCGATGCTCACCGCCGACCGCTACCGCGAGATGGGCCCCAGCCACTGGCAGGTCTTCTACGACACCCTCGACAAGTTCCCCGACACCGGGCCGATCCCCGCCCCGCCGCAGGTCGCCGAGGTCGAGCAGGTGCTGCTCAAGCACACCGGGACCGCCCTGGCCTCGCGGCGCTCGGTGGCCCCCGCGCTGCGCCGGATGCAGTCCGATCTGGAGAAGGCCATGGAGCGTGACGTATGA
- a CDS encoding TauD/TfdA dioxygenase family protein — MTTNADRDPTAAEAAPGIEVKPVAGHIGAEITGVDLAGELDDTVVAAIRAAVLRWKVVFFRDQKLDHAGHVAFARRFGAPVVLRKRGSASPPDFPEVETTADRLELGGKFGMEHDEWLQRRRHTLLRGWHCDHGARIDPPAATILRAETVPPYGGDTTWSNLAAAYAGLSAPVREFVDGLRAEHRLGVGYQPRPGDDAYVRHLLDHQVATLHPLVRVHPETGERILYVNGYYVEQLADVSRAESRALLDMLLEQAVRPEYTVRFRWEPGSVAFWDNRATIHLAPSDNAHLGLPRTMHRVMLAGDVPVGVDGRPSEPIVGTEVGRW, encoded by the coding sequence ATGACGACGAATGCGGACAGGGACCCGACGGCGGCGGAGGCGGCGCCCGGGATCGAGGTGAAACCGGTCGCCGGGCACATCGGCGCGGAGATCACGGGCGTCGACCTGGCCGGAGAGCTCGACGACACCGTGGTCGCCGCCATCCGTGCGGCCGTACTGCGGTGGAAGGTGGTGTTCTTCCGGGACCAGAAGCTGGATCACGCGGGGCATGTGGCGTTCGCCCGGCGGTTCGGCGCGCCGGTCGTGCTGCGCAAGCGGGGCAGCGCCTCGCCGCCCGACTTCCCCGAGGTCGAGACGACCGCCGACCGGCTGGAGCTGGGCGGGAAGTTCGGCATGGAGCACGACGAGTGGCTGCAACGCCGCCGGCACACGCTGCTGCGCGGCTGGCACTGCGACCACGGCGCCCGCATCGACCCGCCGGCCGCGACGATCCTGCGCGCCGAGACCGTCCCGCCCTACGGCGGCGACACCACCTGGTCCAACCTGGCCGCCGCCTACGCCGGACTCTCCGCGCCCGTGCGGGAGTTCGTGGACGGCCTGCGCGCCGAGCACCGGCTCGGCGTCGGCTACCAGCCCCGCCCCGGCGACGACGCCTACGTCCGCCACCTCCTGGACCACCAGGTCGCCACGCTGCATCCGCTGGTCCGCGTCCACCCGGAGACGGGGGAGCGGATCCTGTACGTCAACGGCTACTACGTCGAACAGCTCGCCGACGTCTCCCGGGCGGAGAGCCGGGCCCTGCTGGACATGCTGCTGGAGCAGGCGGTACGGCCCGAGTACACGGTCCGCTTCCGCTGGGAGCCCGGCAGTGTGGCGTTCTGGGACAACCGGGCCACCATCCACCTGGCGCCGAGCGACAACGCCCACCTCGGCCTTCCCCGGACCATGCACCGGGTGATGCTGGCCGGGGATGTGCCGGTGGGCGTGGACGGAAGGCCGTCGGAGCCGATCGTCGGGACCGAGGTGGGGCGGTGGTGA
- a CDS encoding LLM class flavin-dependent oxidoreductase, with the protein MPPTSRPLRKLGFLTIGLFDEADPRRGHESTLEIIELGERLGFDSAWLRHRHLQYGISSPVAVLAAASQRTRRIELGTAVIPLGWENPLRLAEDLATVDLLSGGRVNPGVSVGPPMHYDQVKDALYPDTADAEDFSYERVRRLLDFVRGKSATDFSGVEGFEVFSDRVQPQSPGLGSRLWYGGGSLGSARWAGEHGMNFLTSSVVKAEHPEETTDFAEIQLSHIRAFRAAHPDGDAARVSQGLVVIPTDSASPAQRAKYEEFAAKRTPRTASPQGPARLMFAPDIVGTSAEIAERLHAHAAFREIDEVAFALPFTFEHEDYVQILTDMATHLGPALGWQPAG; encoded by the coding sequence GTGCCGCCCACCTCTCGTCCCCTGCGCAAGCTGGGCTTCCTCACCATCGGACTGTTCGACGAGGCCGACCCTCGCCGCGGTCACGAGTCCACCCTGGAGATCATCGAGCTGGGCGAACGGCTCGGGTTCGACAGCGCCTGGCTGCGCCACCGGCACCTCCAGTACGGCATCTCGTCCCCGGTCGCCGTCCTCGCCGCCGCCTCGCAGCGCACCCGCCGCATCGAGCTGGGCACCGCGGTCATCCCGCTCGGCTGGGAGAACCCGCTGCGGCTGGCCGAGGACCTGGCGACGGTGGACCTGCTGTCCGGGGGCCGGGTCAACCCCGGGGTGAGCGTGGGGCCGCCGATGCACTACGACCAGGTCAAGGACGCCCTCTACCCGGACACGGCGGACGCCGAGGACTTCTCCTACGAGCGCGTCCGGCGGCTGCTGGACTTCGTGCGCGGCAAGTCCGCGACCGACTTCAGCGGCGTGGAGGGCTTCGAGGTGTTCTCGGACCGGGTGCAGCCGCAGTCCCCCGGCCTCGGCAGCCGTCTCTGGTACGGCGGCGGCAGCCTCGGCTCGGCGCGCTGGGCCGGTGAGCACGGTATGAACTTCCTCACCAGCAGCGTCGTCAAGGCCGAACACCCCGAGGAGACCACGGACTTCGCCGAGATCCAGCTGTCCCACATCCGCGCCTTCCGGGCCGCCCACCCCGACGGCGACGCCGCCCGGGTCTCCCAGGGGCTCGTCGTCATCCCCACCGACTCGGCCTCACCCGCGCAGCGCGCGAAGTACGAGGAGTTCGCCGCCAAGCGCACGCCTCGCACCGCGTCACCGCAGGGCCCGGCCCGGCTGATGTTCGCGCCGGACATCGTCGGCACCTCGGCGGAGATCGCCGAGCGGCTGCACGCGCACGCCGCGTTCCGGGAGATCGACGAGGTCGCGTTCGCGCTGCCGTTCACCTTCGAGCACGAGGACTACGTCCAGATCCTCACCGACATGGCGACGCACCTGGGCCCGGCGCTCGGCTGGCAGCCGGCCGGCTGA
- a CDS encoding glycoside hydrolase family 32 protein: MNVDPDAPRFRVRPPANWINDPNGPFRWRDRYHLFYQHNPDAPVHANVHWGHVSSPDLAHWEHHPIALTPTPGGPDEAGCWSGCVVDDDGVPTAVYTGIDRRHTGLGTICLARSVVPDDETLTDWKPLPTPVVSGPPEGLDVVMFRDPFVFRTGGRRWALVGAGHADGTPSVLLYDCERLTEWRFAGVLLDGDDPVATDVFGDKAVGWECPQLCATDGGEWVLVVSLWDGDPMSTGYLTGRLDPHGEGGLRFSARGGGQLDHGRDFYAPAVLQEEDRALMWGWSWESREQGAIDRAGWAGTLTAPRVVGVHTDGALSVVPAPELQLLRAPEPFVTAPGGRTPLPRSYDLTVTARTRTTVGLLRSADGAELTVVLDPDEGRVTVDRGAGGPAPVVVRAPARQVRLLVDGSLVEVFVDDRATVTERVYRRDGDVTELTVSGAGATVIGWEQVPPTHG; encoded by the coding sequence TTGAACGTCGACCCCGACGCCCCGCGTTTCAGGGTCCGCCCGCCCGCCAACTGGATCAACGACCCGAACGGGCCGTTCCGTTGGCGGGACCGGTACCACCTCTTCTACCAGCACAACCCCGACGCCCCCGTCCACGCGAACGTCCACTGGGGCCATGTCTCCAGCCCCGACCTCGCCCACTGGGAGCACCACCCGATCGCGCTCACCCCGACGCCCGGCGGCCCCGACGAGGCGGGCTGCTGGTCGGGTTGCGTGGTCGACGACGACGGCGTTCCGACCGCCGTCTACACCGGCATCGACCGCCGGCACACCGGCCTCGGCACGATCTGCCTGGCCCGTTCCGTGGTCCCCGACGACGAGACCCTCACCGACTGGAAGCCGCTGCCGACGCCTGTGGTGAGCGGGCCCCCGGAGGGCCTGGACGTGGTGATGTTCCGCGACCCGTTCGTCTTCCGCACCGGCGGACGACGCTGGGCCCTGGTCGGCGCGGGCCACGCCGACGGCACGCCCTCCGTCCTGCTCTACGACTGCGAGCGCCTCACCGAATGGCGCTTCGCGGGCGTGCTGCTGGACGGCGACGACCCGGTCGCGACGGACGTGTTCGGCGACAAGGCGGTCGGCTGGGAGTGCCCGCAGCTGTGTGCGACGGACGGCGGCGAGTGGGTGCTGGTGGTGTCGCTGTGGGACGGCGACCCGATGAGCACCGGATATCTGACGGGCCGTCTGGACCCGCACGGCGAGGGCGGATTGAGGTTCTCGGCACGCGGCGGCGGTCAACTCGACCACGGACGCGACTTCTACGCCCCCGCCGTGCTCCAGGAGGAGGACCGGGCCCTGATGTGGGGCTGGTCGTGGGAGTCCCGCGAGCAGGGCGCGATCGACCGCGCGGGCTGGGCCGGCACCCTCACCGCGCCCAGGGTCGTGGGCGTCCACACGGACGGCGCGCTGAGCGTCGTACCGGCACCGGAACTCCAACTCCTGCGCGCACCCGAGCCGTTCGTGACCGCGCCGGGCGGACGGACCCCGCTGCCGCGGTCGTACGACCTGACGGTCACCGCGCGGACCCGCACGACCGTGGGTCTGCTGCGGTCCGCGGACGGCGCGGAACTGACCGTCGTCCTCGATCCGGACGAGGGCAGGGTGACCGTGGACCGCGGGGCGGGCGGCCCGGCGCCCGTCGTCGTGCGGGCGCCCGCACGGCAGGTGCGCCTTCTCGTCGACGGCTCCCTCGTGGAGGTGTTCGTCGACGACCGGGCGACGGTCACCGAGCGGGTCTACCGGCGCGACGGCGACGTAACGGAGCTCACCGTGTCGGGAGCCGGGGCGACCGTCATCGGATGGGAGCAGGTCCCACCGACGCACGGCTGA
- a CDS encoding carbohydrate ABC transporter permease: MSQATLTASRARHTLAPWARIAGLAVCALLTLGPVIWTVSTSLRTPAESFDLPPKIIPTSPTIESYRGVFDQIDVWLLALNSTLVTALIAVGQMITAGLAGYAFARLEFRFKKPLFGLVLATMMVPLQVTIVPVFLVLKSMGLTDTLLGLIIPAFPTAFGTFLMRQYFLGMPKDLGEAAMLDGCGPWRTFRSVYAPLATPGLAIVGVLAFNYHWNEFFRPLILETSGQNYTLPLGLVSLQGNLGTGSISVVLAGVVLSMIPAVAVFVVGQRPLREGITSAGVNR, translated from the coding sequence ATGAGCCAAGCGACCTTGACCGCGAGCCGGGCACGGCACACCCTCGCGCCCTGGGCGCGGATCGCCGGACTGGCGGTCTGCGCCCTGCTGACCCTGGGACCGGTCATCTGGACCGTCTCGACCTCGCTGCGCACCCCGGCGGAGTCCTTCGACCTGCCGCCGAAGATCATTCCGACCAGTCCGACGATCGAGTCGTACCGTGGTGTCTTCGATCAGATCGATGTGTGGCTGCTGGCCCTCAACTCCACGCTGGTGACCGCTTTGATCGCGGTCGGCCAGATGATCACGGCCGGGCTCGCGGGGTACGCGTTCGCCCGCCTGGAGTTCCGTTTCAAGAAGCCGCTGTTCGGTCTGGTGCTGGCGACCATGATGGTCCCCTTGCAGGTCACGATCGTTCCGGTGTTCCTGGTGCTCAAGTCGATGGGGCTGACCGACACCCTGCTCGGTCTGATCATTCCGGCGTTCCCGACCGCCTTCGGCACCTTCCTGATGCGGCAGTACTTCCTCGGTATGCCGAAGGACCTGGGCGAGGCGGCGATGCTGGACGGCTGCGGGCCCTGGCGGACCTTCCGGTCGGTCTACGCCCCGCTGGCCACGCCCGGCCTCGCGATCGTCGGCGTGCTCGCCTTCAACTACCACTGGAACGAGTTCTTCCGGCCGCTGATCCTGGAGACCTCCGGCCAGAACTACACCCTGCCGCTGGGCCTCGTCTCGCTCCAGGGCAACCTCGGCACCGGCTCCATCTCGGTGGTCCTCGCCGGTGTCGTGCTCTCCATGATCCCCGCCGTCGCCGTGTTCGTCGTCGGCCAGCGCCCTCTGCGCGAGGGCATCACGTCCGCAGGAGTCAACCGTTGA
- a CDS encoding metallophosphoesterase family protein → MSDSSRDTAEGAGWGAAERGAYERLMPTQVEKISWLDPRMLWAARNGVLASWFGDPTGRTRSRWVARRAAAGAPADKVIRRDDPDRFSFMVIGDTGEGDAPQYAVVPGFLRVGQDTSFTVLASDVIYPVGSADDYGTKFFRPYQDYRAPIYAIPGNHDWYEDLGGFMRVFCDDATPLTPEPAPRPLTRAWLRSLLWHRPSHSDGQRLDEVRRLRSAPDQQAVQPGPYWAIDAGPLRIIGIDTGLLGTLDAEQGAWLREVSQGPRPKILVTGSPLYVDGEHHPCPIDGGGTVDDLVRDPAHHYVAAIGGDIHNYQRYPVDVDGRTIQYVVSGGGGAFMHATHTIPRVDIAGVTEDTFRCYPLRGDSLAFYSRLYGRRLRLRRFFTLTDAEAAAVVAERLRIRPGRAPGPEVRITRRTRLVAGLLGTGRRPDKAKRFRLPVRKIYTQLFSPSSATYSPPFFKCFLRLDVTPDSVTLRCHAATGNLAQELDPPVEDEVTIALT, encoded by the coding sequence GTGTCTGACTCCTCACGCGATACCGCCGAGGGCGCCGGCTGGGGTGCCGCGGAACGCGGCGCCTACGAGCGCCTGATGCCGACCCAGGTCGAGAAGATCTCGTGGCTCGACCCCAGGATGCTGTGGGCGGCCCGCAACGGCGTACTGGCCTCCTGGTTCGGCGACCCCACGGGCCGCACCCGCAGCCGCTGGGTCGCCCGGCGCGCCGCCGCCGGCGCCCCCGCGGACAAGGTGATCCGGCGTGACGACCCGGACCGCTTCTCCTTCATGGTCATCGGCGACACCGGCGAGGGAGACGCTCCCCAGTACGCCGTCGTACCGGGCTTCTTGAGGGTCGGTCAGGACACCAGTTTCACGGTCCTCGCGAGTGACGTCATCTATCCCGTCGGCAGCGCCGACGACTACGGCACCAAGTTCTTCCGCCCGTACCAGGACTACCGCGCGCCCATCTACGCGATACCCGGCAACCACGACTGGTACGAGGACCTCGGTGGGTTCATGCGCGTCTTCTGCGACGACGCCACGCCGCTCACCCCCGAACCCGCCCCGCGCCCCCTGACCCGCGCCTGGCTGCGCTCCCTGCTCTGGCACCGCCCAAGCCACAGCGACGGTCAACGCCTCGACGAGGTACGGAGGTTGCGGTCCGCCCCGGACCAACAGGCCGTCCAGCCGGGCCCGTACTGGGCGATCGACGCCGGCCCGCTGCGGATCATAGGCATCGACACCGGGCTGCTCGGCACCCTCGACGCCGAACAGGGCGCCTGGCTGCGCGAGGTGTCCCAGGGACCGCGCCCGAAGATCCTGGTCACCGGCTCGCCCCTGTACGTGGACGGCGAGCACCACCCCTGCCCCATCGACGGCGGCGGCACGGTCGACGACCTCGTCCGCGACCCGGCGCACCACTACGTCGCGGCGATAGGCGGCGACATCCACAACTACCAGCGCTACCCGGTCGACGTGGACGGCCGCACCATCCAGTACGTCGTCTCGGGCGGCGGCGGTGCCTTCATGCACGCCACCCACACCATCCCCCGGGTCGACATCGCGGGCGTCACCGAGGACACCTTCCGCTGCTATCCCCTGCGCGGCGACTCCCTGGCCTTCTACAGCAGGCTCTACGGCCGCCGGCTGCGGCTGCGCCGCTTCTTCACCCTCACCGACGCGGAGGCGGCGGCCGTCGTCGCCGAGCGACTGCGGATCCGGCCGGGCCGCGCCCCGGGACCCGAGGTCCGCATCACCCGGCGCACCCGGCTGGTCGCCGGGTTGCTGGGCACCGGCCGCCGCCCCGACAAGGCCAAGCGCTTCCGGCTCCCCGTGCGCAAGATCTACACCCAGCTCTTCTCGCCGAGCTCGGCCACCTACAGCCCGCCGTTCTTCAAGTGCTTCCTGCGCCTGGACGTCACCCCGGACTCCGTCACGCTGCGCTGCCACGCCGCGACCGGGAACCTCGCCCAGGAGCTGGACCCGCCGGTCGAGGACGAGGTCACCATCGCCCTGACCTGA